The nucleotide sequence GCTGACCACGGGAACGACGCCAAAGTCCACGCCTTGCCGCCGAGCGACACAAAAACGTCACGGCCTCGACCCCGGACCCCGTTCGTGGGATCCGTTCGTGGGATCGAGGCCGTGACGTCTTAGGGTTTTACAGCTGTCCCGGCGGCGACCCGCTCTCCCGTGCGGTCGCCCGCACAGTACCCTAGGCGCTGGAGGTTTTCACGGCCGTGTTCGGCATGGGAACGGGTGGGACCCCTCCGCCATGGCTACCAGGTCCACCCGAGCATCTGCAAGAACCCGCAGGCCTATGTCGAGCCTGGGAGGACGCCGGCTGGGTAACATGAAAAATCGCTTATAGTTTCCAGCTTCTCGGTGAGGGGTTGGCTGGCCATCTCGCCGACGTGGAGGATGGTCTGCTGGTAGAAGGCCATGGCCACCTCGAGGGAGGCCGGGTCGGAGGCGCCGACGACCTTGTTGGTGTTCTTTGTGGTGTAGCGGCGGTTGCCGCATCACACAGTCCGTGGTGCCAGGGTAGGTGCTGGATTCGAGGCTGATGAGCTGGCCCGGGCGGAGGTGGCGGGCGATTGCGCGGGTGACGCCCTCGACGTACTGGAGGTCAGGGGTCAGATTGCGGGTGAGGGGCGTGGGGACACAGATGACCAGGACGTCGAGCTCGGAGACGACGTCGAAGGTGGTCACCGCCTGAAGCCACCCGTCCCAAGATCATGCAGCCCCGTCGAGCGTCGCCACCAGGAGCCACCGGTCACCCGGTTCATCGATCGTGCCGATCGGTACGGGGACGGTACCGTCCGGAGCATGGACGAATGCGCCTGGTGTGACGGCAGGTTGGGCTCAGTGGGTCATCTCTTGGAGAAGTGCCGCGCTCTCCGGAAGTGGACGGGCGGCAAGCTCGGCCGTGCTGCGATGACGGCGGCCGTCGGGCTTCTCCCCAATCCGGGCAGACAGGACGGCACCGTTCGGCGTCCGGCGGACTTGTCCTGCTGGCCACTGACCAAGAGTTCACAGGAGACCCTCTCAGCCCCCGAGAGGCCTGACCTCGAAGGATACTTCCCCGGACTCCCACGCCCGTGGATCCGCCGCTTCGGCGAGGGCCATGGCCGTATCGTGGGAGTCAGCCTCGACGACCAGACTCATCGGGGCATGCCTCACGATGAGCCACTTCCTCGGCGCACCAAGAGCGTGTGCAGGAGGCTCGTCGGCCGGTCCCAGGAGACCAGATAGGGGCGCCATCGCTCGCTCCTTGAGTTGGCGTTCCACCTGCATGTAATGCTTCGACAGCCGGATCCCCAGCTCGCGGAGTTGCGTGGCGGCCGTCCGTGCGCCGTCGCAGACCAAGACCATGTGATTGGCCAGCTCTTCTGTGGTCGGATCGAGGGCGGTGACGACCACGGCGAATTGCCCCCCACCGGGGAAATAGGTCGCCCATATGAAGCGTACGAACTCGGCCGGTATGCGCTCGCCCGTCATGCTGCGGACGGATACGGCGTCGCCGTGGGCGTCGAGCTCGATGGCGATGGAAGGCACGGGCCAATCCCCTCTTCCCGGCAGGCGATGGGCACCCTACTGGGGCAATTCGGCGGGGTGGCGCGGGGTCCTGCCAGGGGCACGGCCGGGGACCGGGGGCGGGCGGCCGGAGGCGGCGCCTCCCGGAAGCAGACTGGGCCCGGCGAGCTTGGGGGGCCTCTTCCAATGAGTCTGCTCGTGGATCGCGATCGCGCTGTCGCGCTCGTACGACTCGTGAGTGAGGCCTTCATCCGGCGGGAGGGCCTGCTGATGGACGTAGATGACCTTGTGGAAAACCAGCGTCCCCAGGGTGTAGAGCCTCTGTCAAGAGAGCACGCTCTGTTCCTCTTCTACACTCTACCGAACGATCACGGAATGAAGTCGTCACGGCTGTACGGGCGTGCAAAGCAACTATTCCACGCCAGGCCGGAGGTATTCGACCCTCCAGCGGTCCTTAAGGAGTTCTCGGGCCCCCTCGACCCAGCCCTTATCGATGCCACGGAGCGCTTCTTGAGCACACGGTACCCGAAGGAAACGGCCAAGAGCTGGTATGTCAACTCTGACCGACTCCACAGCCAGTTCGGAGATGACCCGCGGAACCTCTTCACCTCGGTCTCGGACGCGAACGAACTCCTGCGGGCCGTTCTCACGTTCCGGGGCTTTGGACCGAAGACCGGCGCCATGCTGCTACGTGCGGCAGTCGGCCTCGGCTTCGCACACGTCCGCGGCCTCGAGGACGTACTGCTGCCAGTGGACGTGCATGATACGCGGATCGCGTTCTTCACGCGAGTCGTGGCTCCAGACCCCCCGTCAGAAGGCGTCCAGGCGGACCACCACCGTTACGTGAGCGTTGTCCAGAGAGCGCTTCGGGATGCGTGCCGGGAGGCCGGATTGCCGTGGCCGGAGGTCGACCGTGGCTTGTGGCTCACCGGGTCTCGCGGGTGTGCAAAGCGCGGGTGCTTGGAGTGCCCGATCCGTGACCGGTGCAGCGTGGCGGATGAACCCCAGGGATTCAGGGCGGCGGTTCGAGACAGCGTCCCCGCCAGTAGTGTGGGATGGGTTCCCACATCACTGTTCCCCGTTACGCGTCCACGCCGGGCAATGACGACTTCCCCTCGCTTTCGCTCTCGTCCGACCGCTGTCGGGCGACGTAGAGCCTGGCCATCGACTCCCGGCTGAGGTACCTGGGCTCGCCTCCCGGCTGCGGGGACACAGGTCTTGGGCGACGACCGGCGAGAAGATCAGCACGTCGCACTCGTCGCCCTGGAAGCGGTGCGCGGCGCGCAGGAGCAGGCGATGATGCTCCTTGAGGCAGACGGTGTTCTGGCGGCGGGCCGGGAGCGGTTCTTCTTCCGGGAGGAGGATGGCCACGTGCCGCAGTTGATGGGGATCCCCGATGATGGCCGCCCGGCGGGCTCGAAAGAGCAACGGAATCGCCGAAGCCGGGTCGCACTGGCTCGCTTCATCCATGACCATGAGGTCGAACAGGCCGGGTTCCGGGGGGAGCGCGCGGCGCACGGAGGCGTTGGTGATCATCCAGAGGGGTAGGACAGGGGCGAGTTGTGCTACCTCCCGGGCCAGGATGGGCGTGGATCGGTGTGCGGGTGCGCCGCTCACGAGCGAGAAGTAGTCGGACAGCGCGCTCAGGATGCGATGGTAGCTTGCCGTCACGGGGGACTCTCGCCAGAACCGTGGGAGCAGACGATCACGGGCGCACCGGGCGAGGATGCGGAACATGGGCTTGAGAGGGGGGCCCTGAAGCGGCGCCGCGAGCCGTTCGGCCCTGGGCAGGGTGCCGAGCGTGAGGCGGGGCGGCAAGGGCGCCACATCGTCCGGCGTGGTCTGTTGCCAGGCAGGGGCACGCGTGTGCTGGCGTGAGGCTCGAGTTGCGTCGCCTGGGCAAAGCGGACAACCTCGGAACGAAGCCGCGCCAGCTCCGCCTCGACTTGGTGGCGGCCTGCCTGGAGACGCTCGAGTTCCTCGCACAGCCAGGGACGAGCCGTGACGGAGCGCTGCAGATGCGTGCAGGCCGTTCCCGCAGCTCGGACTCGCCCTGCTCCAGGCGTCCGCGGTTACAGAGGCGCAGGGAAAGGCCGAAATCACCCGGCAGGGCGGCCAAGCGCTAGCGCACCGCGTCGACAGCCTGGTTGTTCTTGCTGGCGAACAGGATGGGTGCCCCGTGGTAAGCAGCGGTGGCGAGGAGGGGTGTAGCATGGGGAAGTTGGCAACGGGCAAGGGGAGTTCGTTACTCCCCGAGAGGGAGACTCTGCTGCCCGGAGCGGCCATGGATCATGCGGAGCGGTCGTTCGATGTAGATACGGCTTCGTGCGCGCTCGAGCGTGTTCAGTTCGCTCAAGGCCAGCTCCTTGCTGGGGAAGAAGCTCACGCTGCACCGGTGGTAGTAGCGATAGCGGCTGTTGGGGTTGAAGGCCCGTTTAGGGTCTGTGAGTCGTTCTAGGAGCGGAGCGAAGGCCGTGGCCACTTCGATGGGGCCAGGCTTTTCGCTGGTGTAGTCCAGGCACTCTCGGGTCGCGCCGAGCAGGATGTCGACAAGCTGTATGAAGTGGCTCTCGGACGGAAACACCTGCTCCTTTGTGTGATCTGAGTCGATGAAGTGAATCCGCTCGCTTTCGAACACGATGCCCGGCTCATCCTGCCCGAGACGCCACATGAGATGCCAATCGAACAGATCATCGTGCTCCATCTCAGACCGGTCATGAAAGACGCCCGTCACACGCACGCCATGGACACGGGGGTCGCTCAGGAAAAACCCCTTCAGCACGTAAGCCGTCGTGGAGCGGAAGAAGCGGTTGTAGATACGCCGTTCTCGTTCACGGCGGGAGTCGCCGAAGGCCTCCTTACGGAGCTTGGAGAGGTCGATGCCGAGGAGGTGGAAGTGGAAGCACTTGCGTGCGTCGCCCAGCACCAACTGAACCCACGCTTTGGCCAGCTGGATCTTGGGGTACTGAGTGAGATGCGTGAAGTGCAACTCCCTTTCATAGCCCACCTTCCGGCGGGCCTCCTCGAGAGCGCCCAGGGCGTGCCCGTGCAGCTCCTCGGGAATAGCGAGCATGCCGATATAGAGCCACGGACAGTCACCCGCCGGGCCGGTGGTAGGCTTCACCTCATCCGCGTACAGTCGTACAGCAACCTCTCTGGTGGGGGTCGGGTCGAACAACTCCACGCGGCGGTCATCCTTTCCGTTCGCAGAGTTCCGCCAGGAGGGTGCGAAACCCTGCGGGGCCTCCCCGGCTCGCGTTGTAGACTCGGTCCCCCGTTCAAGACTCGCTGATTACGGCGTCAGAAACCAGGGAAGCCCCCTCCTCGCCGAGCCGCTGATGATGAATGCAGTGCGCCGGCGTGCCAAGTCCGCGCTACCAGGCGAAGCCGATGCGCAGGGCGAGGCCGGGTGACACCGCGCTCACGCTGACGCCGTTGAGCACCGCGCTGGCGAACTGGACGCCGGCACCGAGGTTCACGGCGATGCCGCGCTTCCCGATCCACTGGTAGCCGGCTTCGGCGCCGGTGGCGAACATGGGGCCACCTACGGGGTAAGCGTACCCGTAGCGATCCGTGGTGACGCCGTTGAGGAAGAGGAAGGTGAAGGCGGCCCCCGCGTAGACGCCTGCAGGGGCCTGTTGGGCGGGGTACCACCGCAGGAGGATCGCTCCGCCGCCGGCGTTCAGCCAATCGCCGCCGACCGCCGTGTGGAGCCAGAGCGCGCTGCTGCCCCAGGAGAGATCGTCGTGGATCACGCTCTCGCACGTGAGCTCGAAGCCGCCGGCCAGGATGACCAGCGGGCTTAGCGAGCACACATGCTGCACCCCGGAATCGGCTGCCGGGGCGGCGCCGGTCGCCGGAGCGGCCAAACTGGGTGCCGAGCCCACCACGGCCACGGCCACCACCGTCGCGGTCACTATCGCCGCTAGAGCCATCGCCGCCGTAATCACTCTCACGAACCGCCCGAATCGGGGCATCTGTTCTCGTCCCCTCCCATTCGCCCCAAGAGAACCACGCAGCTGTCGCAGGTACCGTGACAAGAGCAGAACAAACCTGAAGGCAGAACACACCTGAGCCGTGGTCTCGCGGTGCTCGGCGTAGGTAGGGTTGGGATGGGCGGAGGTCCGGAGCCCTGCCACTGGCCCGTGATACCCCAGCGCACGTGAGGGTAGAAGTCGAAGGCCCGGTCCCATGCGGGGATCTGCTTGGCCACGATGGGGCGGGGCCGAAGGACGTCGTTTGCGCCCACCCAGGAGATGCTCGGTGCGTTCAAGCGAGACGGCGGGGATCGGGCGGAGTACGGACACCGGTTTTTCGCGTCGATGGACGCGCGGCGCATCGCCGTGACGCTACCTCCGTCACGACCACCTTGAGACGTGCTGACCGATGCGTGCCTCCCCTGCATGGAAGACAAACCCCATCGTCGCCCAGATGGTGGCGGAGTACCTGCAGCAGCGCTGGGGCGATATCGATGTCGTTCACCTGGAGTTACGCTATGCACGGCGACCGCGGTGGCGGCCAGGGCCTTCGCGGCGATCTCCGGCACACAGCGGCCGAAATTCAGGCTATGGCGCGGCAGTTCTTCGAAGAGCATCCGACGCAAACATGGCCCCTCGAGTAGGACGGATCCCCTGCGGCGGCGGCTCGCCAAAGGACATCCGGAGTATCCAGCGGCTCGGCCATGCCGCAGGCGGAGTCAAGAGCGATGCAAGGCGGGAAATCACTTGGCGGCACCTGCCCGCGTGGGTCATGAGGCGGAGGGCTCGCCACCGTGTCCCCGTTGCAGTACCGGGTCCGCGAGTTCGGCCAACCCCTCGGCCAGCAGGCTGAACCCCGCGATGATGACCACGATCGCCAACCCGGGAAAGACACCCCACCACCACGCGCCATCGGCCATGTAGAGCTGGGCCTGACTCACCTCGTAACCCGGGTTGGGCGCCGGGGGGGTCGTGCCGAGGCCGAGGAAGCTCAGCGACGCGTGCACGAGTATGGCCTGGGCCATGTTGCTCGCCACGAGCGGTGCGAGGAGCGGGATGCCGTTCGGCAGGACGTGGCGCCACAGGATGACGTGCTTCGGCGCCCCCTCCGCCACGGCCGCCTCCACGTATTGCTCGCCCCGGGTGAGCTGGGCATGTCCTCGGGCCATCGGGAAGTACTGGGGCACGAACACCACGAAGATGGCGGCCACCGTGCTGGCTCGTCCGGGGCCGAGC is from Limnochorda sp. L945t and encodes:
- a CDS encoding AAA domain-containing protein, coding for MTASYHRILSALSDYFSLVSGAPAHRSTPILAREVAQLAPVLPLWMITNASVRRALPPEPGLFDLMVMDEASQCDPASAIPLLFRARRAAIIGDPHQLRHVAILLPEEEPLPARRQNTVCLKEHHRLLLRAAHRFQGDECDVLIFSPVVAQDLCPRSREASPGTSAGSRWPGSTSPDSGRTRAKARGSRHCPAWTRNGEQ
- a CDS encoding ABC transporter permease; translation: MLGAGVPLGILSGYHGGRADSVLVSAMDALSTFPALLLAITLMGMLGPGRASTVAAIFVVFVPQYFPMARGHAQLTRGEQYVEAAVAEGAPKHVILWRHVLPNGIPLLAPLVASNMAQAILVHASLSFLGLGTTPPAPNPGYEVSQAQLYMADGAWWWGVFPGLAIVVIIAGFSLLAEGLAELADPVLQRGHGGEPSAS